One window of Chamaesiphon minutus PCC 6605 genomic DNA carries:
- a CDS encoding ABC transporter permease has product MSRSKALQYYLTARLLLAPLMLWTIVTLVFFLLKATPGDPADAFLGNRASEAVKAELREQLGLNRPIYVQYFSYLFNLLQGDFGKSITSSGKYVVDVIRENFPATLELAIGSMLVAFIVGVTVGTISASRPGTVSEASGRLFGIISYSLPIFWVGMLLQLVFAVQLRIFPLGGRFPANLTPPAKITGLYSIDSLLHFDLGSFFVSLHHLALPCLTLGVLLSGIFERIVRVNLKQSMKAEYVEAARARGIPEQKILISHSLKNAMIPVITVLGLTTASLLGGAVLTEVTFSWPGLASQLYEAISNRDYPTVQGIMVFFAAIVVIASILIDLINAWIDPRIKY; this is encoded by the coding sequence ATGTCCCGCTCCAAAGCCCTCCAATACTACCTGACTGCGCGGTTGCTCCTAGCTCCCTTGATGTTATGGACGATCGTTACCCTAGTCTTTTTCTTGCTCAAAGCCACACCTGGCGATCCGGCAGATGCCTTTTTAGGCAATCGTGCCTCAGAAGCAGTCAAAGCAGAATTAAGAGAACAATTAGGACTAAATCGACCGATATATGTACAGTATTTTAGCTACTTATTCAATCTCCTCCAGGGAGACTTTGGTAAATCGATTACTAGTTCTGGGAAATATGTTGTAGATGTAATTCGCGAAAACTTTCCAGCTACATTAGAACTTGCGATCGGCAGTATGTTAGTCGCTTTTATCGTCGGCGTCACTGTCGGCACGATTTCGGCATCTCGTCCCGGTACGGTTTCCGAAGCCAGCGGGAGATTATTTGGGATAATTAGCTATTCCTTGCCGATTTTTTGGGTGGGGATGTTATTGCAATTAGTCTTTGCCGTGCAATTACGTATTTTCCCCCTCGGTGGGAGATTTCCGGCAAACTTAACACCGCCAGCCAAAATTACCGGACTATATTCGATCGATAGTTTATTGCACTTCGACCTGGGCAGCTTTTTTGTCTCGCTGCATCATCTGGCTTTACCATGTCTGACACTAGGCGTTCTACTTAGCGGCATCTTCGAGCGAATCGTGCGAGTGAATCTCAAGCAAAGTATGAAAGCCGAATATGTCGAAGCCGCCAGAGCCAGAGGTATTCCCGAACAGAAGATTCTGATCTCTCATTCGCTCAAAAATGCAATGATTCCAGTCATTACCGTCTTGGGTTTGACCACTGCTTCTCTCTTGGGTGGTGCGGTACTCACCGAAGTTACCTTTTCTTGGCCGGGATTGGCAAGTCAATTATACGAAGCCATCTCCAATCGGGATTATCCCACAGTCCAAGGTATTATGGTCTTCTTTGCCGCGATCGTGGTAATTGCCAGTATCCTCATCGATCTCATCAACGCCTGGATCGATCCACGCATTAAATACTAA